A window of the Oncorhynchus kisutch isolate 150728-3 linkage group LG12, Okis_V2, whole genome shotgun sequence genome harbors these coding sequences:
- the LOC109901010 gene encoding osteopetrosis-associated transmembrane protein 1 isoform X3 encodes MGPGNVSCRDSLLRSDRLMLVFLLYNNLEDIWTGSECNSCVSLGLHSLTNDTLYFMATLNQSLRCFEKFQQGNHSALCKECKATYRGLNELYSRMEKNRTLCIDIEDSMNMTRRLWSKNFNCSFPRAENVPVIAVSSFMLFLPIIFYLSSFLHSEQKKRKLIHPKRAKSNTSLVNIQDRLS; translated from the exons ATGGGCCCAGGGAATGTGAGCTGCAGAGACAGCCTCCTACGTTCTGATAGGCTGATGTTGGTGTTCCTGCTCTACAACAACCTGGAGGACATCTGGACTGGTTCAGAATGTAACA GTTGTGTAAGCCTGGGACTCCACAGCCTGACCAATGACACCCTTTACTTCATGGCCACTCTCAACCAGTCCCTCAGATGTTTTGAGAAGTTCCAACAG GGGAACCACTCAGCGCTATGTAAGGAGTGCAAGGCCACATACAGAGGACTGAATGAGCTGTACAGCCGCATGGAGAAGAATCGCACACTCTGCATAGACATCGAGGACTCT ATGAATATGACCCGCAGACTGTGGAGCAAGAATTTCAATTGTTCCTTCCCCCGGGCAGAGAATGTTCCTGTCATCGCCGTGTCCAGCTTCATGCTCTTTCTGCCCATCATCTTCTACTTGAGCAGTTTCCTTCACTCGGAACAAAAGAAACGCAAGCTCATACACC CCAAACGAGCCAAGTCCAACACCAGCCTCGTGAACATCCAGGACAGGTTAagctga
- the LOC109901010 gene encoding osteopetrosis-associated transmembrane protein 1 isoform X2 codes for MYIFQVVALLIALLYYGNAQTSTVAVNHTILGSELSADGLKQLAAIVAPQSPVFHPSRGSYFSLNLLSAFPEDLEVSDYCVELLAIFGQRYSTYVNCLVSAARPVKVCQNCYGSYDNLMDIYTNISSDQMGPGNVSCRDSLLRSDRLMLVFLLYNNLEDIWTGSECNSCVSLGLHSLTNDTLYFMATLNQSLRCFEKFQQGNHSALCKECKATYRGLNELYSRMEKNRTLCIDIEDSRMFLSSPCPASCSFCPSSST; via the exons ATGTATATCTTCCAGGTGGTTGCGTTATTGATAGCGTTGCTATATTATGGCAATGCTCAAACGTCTACTGTCGCTGTGAACCACACCATCCTGGGTTCAGAGCTGAGCGCAGACGGATTGAAGCAGCTCGCTGCGATAGTGGCGCCGCAGTCGCCCGTGTTTCACCCTAGCCGCGGTTCCTATTTTTCTCTCAATCTGTTGTCGGCGTTTCCAGAAGATCTGGAGGTCAGCGATTACTGCGTCGAGCTGCTGGCTATCTTTGGGCAGCGGTATTCAACATATGTAAATTGTTTGGTGTCCGCCGCGCGTCCTGTCAAAGTGTGCCAAAATTGTTATGGTTCCTACGACAACCTTATGGACATTTACACAAACATATCATCAGACCAG ATGGGCCCAGGGAATGTGAGCTGCAGAGACAGCCTCCTACGTTCTGATAGGCTGATGTTGGTGTTCCTGCTCTACAACAACCTGGAGGACATCTGGACTGGTTCAGAATGTAACA GTTGTGTAAGCCTGGGACTCCACAGCCTGACCAATGACACCCTTTACTTCATGGCCACTCTCAACCAGTCCCTCAGATGTTTTGAGAAGTTCCAACAG GGGAACCACTCAGCGCTATGTAAGGAGTGCAAGGCCACATACAGAGGACTGAATGAGCTGTACAGCCGCATGGAGAAGAATCGCACACTCTGCATAGACATCGAGGACTCT AGAATGTTCCTGTCATCGCCGTGTCCAGCTTCATGCTCTTTCTGCCCATCATCTTCTACTTGA
- the LOC109901010 gene encoding osteopetrosis-associated transmembrane protein 1 isoform X1 codes for MYIFQVVALLIALLYYGNAQTSTVAVNHTILGSELSADGLKQLAAIVAPQSPVFHPSRGSYFSLNLLSAFPEDLEVSDYCVELLAIFGQRYSTYVNCLVSAARPVKVCQNCYGSYDNLMDIYTNISSDQMGPGNVSCRDSLLRSDRLMLVFLLYNNLEDIWTGSECNSCVSLGLHSLTNDTLYFMATLNQSLRCFEKFQQGNHSALCKECKATYRGLNELYSRMEKNRTLCIDIEDSMNMTRRLWSKNFNCSFPRAENVPVIAVSSFMLFLPIIFYLSSFLHSEQKKRKLIHPKRAKSNTSLVNIQDRLS; via the exons ATGTATATCTTCCAGGTGGTTGCGTTATTGATAGCGTTGCTATATTATGGCAATGCTCAAACGTCTACTGTCGCTGTGAACCACACCATCCTGGGTTCAGAGCTGAGCGCAGACGGATTGAAGCAGCTCGCTGCGATAGTGGCGCCGCAGTCGCCCGTGTTTCACCCTAGCCGCGGTTCCTATTTTTCTCTCAATCTGTTGTCGGCGTTTCCAGAAGATCTGGAGGTCAGCGATTACTGCGTCGAGCTGCTGGCTATCTTTGGGCAGCGGTATTCAACATATGTAAATTGTTTGGTGTCCGCCGCGCGTCCTGTCAAAGTGTGCCAAAATTGTTATGGTTCCTACGACAACCTTATGGACATTTACACAAACATATCATCAGACCAG ATGGGCCCAGGGAATGTGAGCTGCAGAGACAGCCTCCTACGTTCTGATAGGCTGATGTTGGTGTTCCTGCTCTACAACAACCTGGAGGACATCTGGACTGGTTCAGAATGTAACA GTTGTGTAAGCCTGGGACTCCACAGCCTGACCAATGACACCCTTTACTTCATGGCCACTCTCAACCAGTCCCTCAGATGTTTTGAGAAGTTCCAACAG GGGAACCACTCAGCGCTATGTAAGGAGTGCAAGGCCACATACAGAGGACTGAATGAGCTGTACAGCCGCATGGAGAAGAATCGCACACTCTGCATAGACATCGAGGACTCT ATGAATATGACCCGCAGACTGTGGAGCAAGAATTTCAATTGTTCCTTCCCCCGGGCAGAGAATGTTCCTGTCATCGCCGTGTCCAGCTTCATGCTCTTTCTGCCCATCATCTTCTACTTGAGCAGTTTCCTTCACTCGGAACAAAAGAAACGCAAGCTCATACACC CCAAACGAGCCAAGTCCAACACCAGCCTCGTGAACATCCAGGACAGGTTAagctga